In the Phytoactinopolyspora mesophila genome, AGGAGCGGGACCGGTTGGCCGACGCGGCGTCCGAGGGTAGACGCCCTGCCGACGGCGCGGCTGCCATACCGGTCGCGCAGTGTGTCGAGGGCGGTGTCGAGCGAACTGGCGGGGCATCGCTGGATCGGGAGCGCGAGCTGGACGGCGTTCGCCTCGTCCAGGTTGCTGAGCGCCACCCCCAGCAGCGTCAGACCTTTGCGCTCGATCAGCGCTGAGGCATCGCGCAGCAACAGCCGAGCGGTGGCGAGCAAGGCAGGCGTCTCGTCGGTGGCTTCGGCCAGCGTATGGGACCGGGTGGCGCGCGTGAAGTCCCCGAATCGCAGCCGCAGCACGACCGTGTGACAGACCCGGCGCCCACTCCGGAGCCGGCGCGCCACGCGGTCGAGCAACGCGGCCAGGATCGCCTCGAGTTCATCGCCGGTGCGTTCCCGCCGCCCAAGCGCACATTGGGAACCGATCGAACGACGACGCCGGCCGGTCTCCACCGGACGTGGGTCCTGGCCATGTGCCAGGGCATACAGATGGTTCCCCGCGGCGGGCCCCAGCATGGCGGCAAGACTCCGGCGGCGAAGTTGCGCGACCTCACCCACCGTTGTCAGGCCTTTGTCCCGGAGCTTGCGTGCGGTGACCGGCCCGACTCCCCAAAGCCGCTCGACCGCCAGCGGATGCAGAAACGCCAGCTCCTGGTCGGGCGGAACGACGAGCAAGCCGTCCGGCTTGGCCACAGCGCTTGCCACCTTGGCGAGGAACTTGGTGCGCGCCACGCCCACCGTGATCGGTAACCCGACACGCTCCAGCACCTCACGCCGCAGTCGCCGGGCGATTTCGGTAGGCGGGCCGTCTATCCGCCAGAGGCCACGGACGTCGAGGAAAGCTTCGTCGATGGAGAGACCTTCGACCACCGGCGTGGTCTGCTTGAAGACCTCGAAGACGGCGCGGCTGGCGGCAGCGTATGCGGACATCCGGGGTTGAACGACCACCGCGTCCGGGCACAGCTGACGGGCCTGACGCCCGTTCATAGCGGTTCGCACCCCGAACGCCTTGGCCTCGTAACTTGCGGCAAGCACCACGCCCGATCCGACGATGACGGGGCGGCCACGCAGGCGGGCGTCGTCCCGCTGCTCTACTGACGCATAGAACGCATCCAAGTCGGCGTGCAGAATACCTGCCATCTCCACGAACATATGTTCGCATTTATCGGGCTGGAAAGCCAGGATCTTCGCGGGGGCTGGGCCGCCGGCTACACACGCCGGCCGAGGAAGTTCAGCAACTTTTCGCTGGCATCGGCGGCCCGCGACACTGGCAGCGGCGGCGCGAATCGCGCCGGACGGTCGGCGTCGACCACCAGAATCCGGCTGAGCTCGATCAAGTCCTCCGCCAGCCCGGTGGGCACTCGCCGGTTGCTACCACAGGCGCGTGCGACATCCCACCCGTGCACGGCGACTTCCACCGCCCCGGTACCGGCCACGATCCTACTGGTCAGCGAGCGTTCACCGATGGACACCCGCGCGGGACTGTCGGCGCCGACCCAGACACCCAGAAGCTGGCATGCGCGATCACGCATGCTCTGCACAAGGCCTGTCGCCGGATCGTCGTCGACGCCAAGCGGGTCGGCGTAGACACGCCCGACATCCGCGGCCTCACACAGCGCCAGCAATGAGTCGTTCATGTGCTCCAGGAGTGCTCGCAAGTCCCATTCGGCACATGGCGTCGGCCGGGAGAGCTGCTCCGTGGTGACGAGACGCAAGCTGCCGAGGGTGTAACTCATCGCCCGTTCGAGCATGGCGACACCGTCGGGCATCGTCAGCGTTCCGGATGCGTCGCTCATGAAGGCGCCCGCGGCCGGTCAGGGGGCGGGCTGCGGCGACGACGGATGCGTCATCGGCAGCCCGAACGCTGGGAACAGGCTGGTCTCGAAGAACGCTCCGACGTGGGACACCCTCGTCCCGTGCAGTGTGAGTACCTGGATCTGAAATGCCTGGTGGACGCCGCTCTCGTCGCGCATGTACAAGCCGAACGCGGGCTGGCCATTGGCCGACGTGGGGACCATCAGCTGATCGCCTGGGCCCTTGGCGGGGCATGCGTTGAGTATGAGCTGGCAGATGTTCTCCGGGCCCTGGAACCAGGCGGTGAACGGCGGCATCTCCCACGCCGCGTCCGAGGTGAATAGGTCCACCAACGAGCGGATGTCGTACTTCTCGAACGCCGCGACGTAGCGGTCGAGCAGGTCACGCTGCTCTGTGGTCATCGACTCTTCGACGTCGTCGGCCTGCGGATCGATCTGTTCCAGCTGAGCGCGTGCGCGTTGCAACAGGCTGTTGACTGCGGTGGTGGTGACACCGAGGGTCTCCGCGACCTCGGCCGCGCGGAACCTGAGCACGTCACGCAGGATCAGCACCGCCCGCTGCCGTGGCGGCAGATGCTGCAGGGCGGCGATGAACGCCAGCCGGATGCTCTCACGTGAGGTGACGACCAGCGCCGGGTCGGACTCGTCGGCACCCACGATGGCATCCGGGATCGGCTCCAGCCACGGCACCTCATGCCGCTGAACCAGCGTGACGTCGGGCTCGCTCGGGCCACCGAGACCGGTGGGAAGGGGCCTGCGGTTACGGCCTTCGAGCGCGGTCAGGCATGCGCTGGTGGCAATCCGGTACAGCCATGTCCGCAGGGAGGACCGCCCCTCGAAGCGGTCGTAGGCACGCCAGGCTCGTAGATACGTCTCTTGCACGAGATCTTCTGCGTCGTGCACCGAACCGAGCATCCGGTAGCAGTGCGCCAGCAGTTCGCGCCGGTAAGGATCCGCCAGGCTGGTGAAGTCCTGGTCGACGGGATTCTCGACTACCACAGTCATGACACTACTGCTCCCAAGCCGTCGGGCATATACGTGTGGAGCGCGGCACGAGGGCCTTCAGGTGCCGCGCTTTGAGATATGGACTAGAGCCGAGCCGATTTCTCATCGGCCGCCGGCCGAGAATCTGCGCGCGTCCCGCTGGCCCGGTACCGGCCTGAGAGAATCCGTCGTGTGACCCGCGACCGAGAGGGAGTGCCCAACCGGCTCCTTCTCACCTTGACGCTGGGAACACTCCTCAACCCGCTGAACTCCTCCATGATCGCGATCGCTTTGGTGAGCTTCCAGCGCGAGTTCGAGGTCAGCATCGCCACCTCCACCTGGGCAGCGTCGGGTTTCTACCTGGCCGCGGCGGTCGGTCAGCCGCTGATGGGCCGGCTAGCCGACCAAATCGGCGCTCGCCGGCTGTTCATCGCGGGTTTGGTCCTGATGGGTGGGGCCTCCGCGCTGGCCCCGCTGGCTCCCAGCTTCGCTTGGCTGGTGGCAGCGCGCGTCGTCCAGGCCATCGCTACCTCCGCGGCGTTTCCTTGCGCCCACATCCTCATCCGGGAGGCGGCTGGCACCCGATCGTCCGCGCCGCCGGCCGGTGCCCTGGCCACGCTCAGCATGGCCAGCTCGGCCAGCGCGGCGCTCGGTCCGGTCCTGGGCGGCGCACTCGTGGCCGTGGCGGGATGGGAGGCGGTGTTCCTGGTCAATGTTCCGCTAGCGGCGGCCGGCGTCATCCTCGCGCTGCGCATCGTGCCGCGGGCACCGGTGTCCTCCGTCACCAAGCTGAGTCTCCGCGACGTGGACATCGCCGGAATCGTGTTGTTCACCTGCGCGCTCGGAACCTTGATCGTCCTGGTCCTGTCGCTGGCGGAGGAACCGATCTGGTGGCTTGTGCCGGTGGTTGCCGCCGCCTTCGCGCTGTTCTTGCGGCGTGAGCTCAACGTCACTGAGCCGTTCATGGACATCCGTGGCCTGGTCGCCACCCCCGCATTGCGAGCGGTGCTCATCCAGCAGGGCGGCATCAATCTCGTCTTCTATTGCGTGTTCTTCGGCCTGCCGATGTGGCTGGAGCATGTCCGCGGATTCACACCCGACGTGGTGGGTCTGCTGGTTCTGCCCATCACTGTGCTGAGCATCCTTGTTGTCCCGATCACGACAAGAGCGATCCGGCGGGTCGGCTCGGCGCGTACGCTCGTCGTCGGCACCGGCCTGATGCTGCTGGCCACCCTGGCTGTACAGCTGCTGGGCGACACGACGCCGGTCGTGCTCCTCGTCGGCATCACCGTGTTGCTCGGAATCCCGAACGGAGTGAACCACCTCTCGCTCCAGACCAGGCTCTACGAAGCGGCACCGGCCAACCGCGCGGGGGCACTGGCCGGGCTCTTCCAGACCTTCCGATATCTCGGCGCGATTACGGCAACGAGCCTGCTCGGCGTCATCCTGGAGCGCGACCTGTCCACCCGCGGGATGCACCAGGTGGGCTATGTGATGACCGGGGTGGCGGCTCTGCTCATGGTGCTGACCGTCCTGGCCGCCCGCCGCCGGCCCGACTGAGGATCCTTGTGCCGGGTACGGCATGGCACGTTGAATACACGTTGGGAACCGCCTTATCGGCCAGATCCACGTGTACTCAACGTGCCATGCCCGGCCGAAGATCAGTCGATCACGATCTTCGCCTGGCGATAGTTCCGGCCGGGGCCGTCGGGCCGGTAGTAGTTCTGGGTGTTGCCGGCCACGTCGACGGCGAACCACTTGACCGTCGTCGTCTCAGTGATGGTGACCGGCTGCTGCCCCTGCCGTGGTCCAGCGAAGTCGATCCGCGGCGAGTCGAACGTCGGCCGGCTGCCGTCGAGGGTGTAATACACATCAGCCGGCTCGCTGACATCGAAGGTGATATCCACCGGACCGCTGTACCGGCCGGCGCCGGGTTCCAGTGTCGATCTCGGCGGAATCTTGTCCCTGCTGTACATGTCAGCCACCTCGAGAATGCCGAGCCAGCCATGAGCGAACTCCATGGCCTGTTCGTGGCCTTCCTCGTACGGCGGGGTGAACCCGACGCTCGACCATCCGCTACCGGTCCACAGCGGGGAACCTGCCTCGAAGCTCCACGCGAAGATGTCGTTCTCGTAGAAATGGTCGTCGCCGGAGTTGCCCGCGGCCGAGTACAACACGTCGCTGATCGGGCCCACCCTGCTGGACCAGACCGAGGTGCCCCGGTGTTCCTTCACACGGTTGAGGATCGTGTCCGACGCCTCGTAGAAGTAGGTCTCCACACCGTAGCTCGGCCGTTCGAGCCCGTCTCGGGTCTGCGGCCGGTAGGCACCCGGAGACCACATGAAGTAACCGCCGTGGGTGTGCGTGTTCATCGCGAACCGGATGTTCGGATTCTCCTCGACCAACCAGATCTCGTTCTGCGCTTCCGGCTCGGACAACACCCCCGGTCCACGGAACACGTCGCTGGTACAGACCGTCGAAGCACCGCTGAATCCGTCGTCGAGGGTGCCGACCCGGAAGTTCCGGTTCAGATCCACACCCCAGGAGTTCCGGGCGAGCGGATCGACGGGACCGTCGTCCGGACAATGGTTGGTCATGTTGCGCCGTTGCAGCGTGAAGTCGTGAATCGAGTAGTGCGTCCCATCCGGGTTGATCGACGGGACGATGAAGATGTCCAGGTTGTCGACCAGCCGCCGGGCGGTGTCGTTGGACGCGTAGTTGCGCAGCAGCCGCTCCGCGGTTTCCAGCGCCACCAGCGGTGTCACCCATTCGCGCGCATGCTCCTGTGAATACAGGAAGACGCCGGTCTTCGAACCGTCCCGGTGCTTGCCGATTCGGATGCCCTTGACGGTGAACGGGTCCCGAGAAACGTGGTCCGGCGCGGACAGGAAGTCGGACAGCTGGGTGGTGCCCGGCTCCCCGTGACACTCGTCTGGGCCGCACGGATAGACGACGCCGTCGCCGGCATGCCCGCGGAACGTATATGCCTTGACGAGGTCACCGGCCTCGGCGTTCAACCCCGCGACAACCTCCGCCGCGGTGCTGGTGAGAGAGCCGGACGCGTTCGTCGCCAGGCTCACGTGGATGTCGTCGCCCTGAACCGTCACCGCCAACGGACTGTCCGACACGCCAGGATCGGCCAGCTCCACCGTGATGTCGTTCCCGCCTTCGTGACCCCAGGCAATCGAGTCGACGACGACGCGGTGCGGGTTGAGGTTCGGACGGTTCAGGCGGCCCTGTGCCGGTAGCTCCGGCTTGACGGTGTGACCGTCGGCCAGCGAGATCATGGCCGCGGGGATGGTGATGTCCGGCGCGTTCCCCGTCATCGCGAACGGGTCTCCGTCAACATTGTTGATCACAATCGCGGCGGCGGCGCCCGCCTGCTGGGCGTTGCGCACCTTGTCGACGAACGGACAGGTCCCCCGGTCGATCAGCGCGATGTCGCCGGCTTCAAAGCCGGTCAGCGGCCCGCATCCCTCGCTGGGGGTACCACTTCCGTCGCTGACGAGGACCGCTCGCCCAGGCACGCCGTCGATCGACGTCGCGCCACCGAAGTCCGCCGCCGCGGCCGGATAGTCACCGGCGGCCGCGGACGGCTCGTCGATCACCAGCTTGGGCGACGGCGGCTGAAAGATCGCCTGCGCCTTGCGGCGATAGCCGTTCGTCTCGTACGGCATCTCGATGATCTCGGCGATTCCCGGGAATTCGGCAGCCAGAGCCTCGATCTTCTCGGTCGACTCGGTGGCATCCACATAATGGTCGACGAAGCCCGTGGCCAGATCACCCCATTCCTTGGGCGCACCTGGTCCTGTCGGGTACTCGCCGTCGAGGAACTCCGTGAAGTCCGTCTCGACCTCGCCGATCACCTCGCCGGCCAGCGTGCTGGTGACTCGCATCCGCGAGGGAACGGGGCTCTCGGGGCGGGGCACGTTGGTGCGGTGGAACATGTAGTGGCCCGCGTCTACCAGGCGCGAAAGCGTGAACGTCGCGCCGTCGCCGATCTCGGTTCCCGGTCCGGCATCGAGGCTGGCGGTCAGGATCACGTTGGCCGAACTCGAACCGGCCTCGGACCATACTTCGATCTCGACGAACGTCTCTCCGTGGTTCTCGAACCACGCGGCCCGCTGGACTCGTAGATCGTCCCCGGTTTGCGCGGCTTGAGCCTCGGCCTTCTCGATCTCGGTGACCATGGCAGCCCGCTCGTCCTGGAGCGACTCGAAGTCTTCCGCCGTCAGTAGTGGTGCACCGACATCGAACCCGAGCGAGCGCAGCCACTCCTGTTCCGACGGTGTGATGATGGCCTCGACCTGCAGGCCGCTGCCGAGATCGTTGACCATTTCGCCGAGGTCGACGCCGGTGTCCACCAGCGCGTCGAGCTCGGTGCGGTCGTCCACGAAAATCTCGACGATGTCCGGGTACTCGAGCTCGTCCGGTGGGACGAACTCCGGATGCGCGTGATCGTCCGGTTCAGTAGCCGAGCCCGGAACGGCCAGAGTGGCCATCACCAGGGCGGCGGGTACGAACACTGCAGTGGTGATGCCGGCGGACCGGCGCGAAAAGGACAGGCGAGCCATGCTCCCCTCCTCGGTTGAGTGAGGCCCGCCCCGAGGATCGCCCGCGACAAGACCCCAAACCGACAAATGTCTGGTCTCCCCGCAGACCTGCCACAATCTACTGGTCAGGACATTTACTGACAAGCTTCTTTCTTGGAGCAACCCGCAGCGCACCCCGGGTGGTGGGTGTCGCCGGCCCGGCCGGTTAGATGATCACGTGTGGGTGGAGCGGTATCGAGCCGCTTTGGCCTGGTTCCCGCAGATTTTCATGTTGCACCACCGGCGGCGCCTGCCGCGGGAGGTGTCGAGGAAATACCAGCCGCAGCGATGACAGGCACGCAGCGGCTGCGCCGGCGGGCTCAGCGCCAGCCTGATTCCGCGTAGCGCGAGCGTCGTGAGCGCACCCTGGGCGGTGCGGGGCGCCACGGTACCGTCCGGGCCGAGCGAGACGTCCCTGCCGACGCTGCGAGCGGCCAGGCTAAGCAGACCGGCGATCGCGTCGGGAGGAAGCTCACGGCCGTCCTTCCGCGCCTCGAGGATCCCCCAGAGAAGCCCCCGCAACGCACGAGCCTCCCGCAGCACGGCCTGGGGGTCATCGAACCGGACTGGTGTGTCGCTGAGCGCCGGCAGCAGGCCGGCGCGCTGGAGCCATGAGGTCAGGGAACCGGCGCTGTCGAGAAGGTCGGCGCCCACCTCCGGAGTCCGGCGGTAGACGGTGTTCGCGAAGTCGAGTACGACGTCACCAGCGATGAAGTGGTCATCGCTCCACGCGGTGGTCACCGGAGTGAGTATCGCATGACCAGGCGCTCACTTCGAGGACGAGCAATCTCGGTGAATCCAGCGGCACGGAATGCGCTGGCTATTCCGGTCATCGCGTTGTCCGCACCTGCCTTGCGCCCATCGGCGGGTTCCACCGGATAGGCCTCCACCGTTTGCGCCTCGGCGGTCTCGGCGAGGTAACCGCACACGGCGACGATCAGGTCGGAGCACAAACCCTTCCCGCGGTGAGACCTCTTGACGAACAGGCACGTCAACGAGACAACCTGCTCATCGTCGACAGGTTTGAGCAGCGAGGAGCGCTGCATGCGGGGGAAGTCAGAGCGGTGTCCGAACCCGCACCAGGCGACCGGTGTGCCATCGAGATAGCCCACGACCCCCGGTGGTGCCGAACCTTCGGCGAGGTCCCGCATCGCGGCCCTGTTGCCGTCGCCCTTGCCCGCCATCCACTCCTGAATGCTCAGGCGCCAATGCATGCACCAGCAGCCGCGGGCTCCGCCGTTGGCGCCCATGACGGACTCGAAGTCGTCCCACGTGTCCGATGTCAGCGGCCGGACTTTCAGTGCCGTAGTACTCACGGCCGATTCCGTTCGCGGTCGAGCACGTCACCGACGAAGGAGTTGAGATGTGCCGCGACCTCCGCGGCGTGCGTCTCCAGCAAGAAGTGTCCGGCGTCGTAGAGATGAACGTCCAGTGTGGTCATGACCTGGTGGTAGGCCATGACCTCGGCGATATCGAAGAAGACGTCGTGCCGGCCCCAGAGCACCAGCGACGGTGGCTGGTGCTCCTCGTGGTAAGCCGCGATATCCGCGAAGCGTGCTACGTGGTTCCGGTAGTCGTAGAAGAGCTGAAACTGGATGTCGATGTTTCCGGGCCGCGAGAGCCGCTCCCAGTCGAGATGCCAAGACTCACGCGGGTGCAGCTCTTGCAACTCCTGTCGCAGCCCGCTGAGGTATTGGTCACGGGTGCCCGAGAAGTTCAGCCACTCCGGCAACGCCGCCTTGTTCTCTTCGCTGGGTTCCGCCCAGAACCGGCGGGGCGCGTCCCAAGCCTTGTTCAGCCCCGCCTCGTGCGCGTTGCCGTTCTGCACGACCAGACCCAGGACGCGCTCCGGATGACGCATCGCCATGGAGTACCCGACGGGTGTGCCCCAGTCGGTCACGTAGAGCACATAACGCTCCACTCCGAGGTCAGCGATCAGCGCCTCGATCACATGAGAGAAGCGTTCGAAGGTGTACTCATACTCATCGAGGGGCGGCGCGTCCGAGAACCCGAACCCAGGCAGGTCCGGCGCGATCGCGTATACGTGCTCCCCCAGAGACGGCAGCACATCGCGGAACGAGTAAGACGAGCTGGGAAAGCCGTGGAGCAGAAGAACCGCCGTCGACGACGGCACCCCCGTTTCGCGGTAGTGCAGCTTCACTCCCTCCAGTTCCCGATACAGATGCCTTGTCTTAGCTGCGCGCTTCACTGGGCTCCCTTCAACAGGTGGGGACCGTCCATCCCGAGTAACCATTCTAATGGCTTTAAATGGTTACTCAAGGCAAGAACCGCCTGACCCAGCGTCTGGCGGGGATGGACGTCACTGGCACCCGGAGCCATCGGCACCCGCGGCCCGGCGCCTATCCGCGGCTCCGCAACGCCGACTCGAACGCTACGTAGGCATCGTCGCCGAAAAGCACGAATCGCACCTGTTCAACCTTGGTCCTCGCGGAGGCGGCGGACTCGACGGCGATACGTGCGGCGTCAACCATCGGCCAGCCGTAGATCCCGGCCGACACAGCGGGAAATGCGACGGTACGGGCGCCCAGTTCATCGGCTACCGCCAGTGCGTTCCGGTAGCACGCGGCCAGCAGCGACGAGCGGTCCTCGCGCTCGGACCATACCGGCCCCACGACGTGGATCACCCATCGTGCCGGCATGTCACCCGCCTCGGTGGGAGCCGCCTCACCGGTCGGCAACGAGCCGATCCGCTCCACCAGAGCCTTTCGAGCCTCGCGCTGGCGCGGGCCGCCCGCCCGGAGGATCGCACCGTCGACGCCGCCGCCACCCATGAGGCCGCTGTTGGCGGCATTCACGACTGCGTCGGCGTCTTGTGTCGTGATATCGCCGCGCACCAGGATGATCTCGGGCTGTGTCGTCATGTCGCGGACATACCCCGATGTGCCGGGTGGATGCGTGCCACGGCTCCGCCGGTCCGTGCGGCCGGTTACGGAACGGACAACCGCGCGGGAGCGCCGTCACGCCCGCCGCGGTCTGCGGCATCAAGACGGGCGGCCCATTCGGCGGCCACGCGGGCGAAGGCTCGCTGACGGACGACTTCGGGCTCGCGGGGGTCACACATGACGGCCAGGAGGAAGGGCTCGACGCCCTCGATCGCAGCCAACCAGGCCAGCTCGGCGAGTTCAGGCCCCACCGCATCCGGTCCGAGTTCGGCCACCCGGTGGGCGAGCCCGTCCATCTCATCACGGCGGTATTCCATCGCCGGTCCCTTCCGATGCGTTCACGACGTCACGACCATCATGGACCGATCAACTGGCATAGCGGCAGGGCCAGTTCCCGCATAGTTGCCTGGTCCAGCTGGCGTCGCGCGCTACCGTCGGGGGCGGGCTTCCTGCAGTTTGGTCTTCACTCCCTGGACGAGAACATGCCAGGCGTTCGGGTCACCCTTCAGCAATGCCTGGGTGGTGTCCTTCATCTGCTCGAACGTGGCCTGCGGCGGGATCGGCGGCATCTCCGGGTCACACCTCACGTCGAGCAACGCGGGACGGCCGGCGGCGAACACTTGGTCCCAAGCGTTGCCCAGATCGTCCGGCGTATCGACGCTCACCGCCTCCATGCCCATGCTCCGGGCGATGTCGGCATAAGAAACGTCCGGGAGGTTCTGGGATTCCTCGAATTTGGGGGCGCCTCCCATGGCTCGCAGCTCCCACGTGACCTGGTTGAGGTCGTTGTTGTGGAAGACACAGACGATGAGCCGGCCGTCACTCCACAGGTCTTTGTATCTGGAGATCGTGAGCAGTTCGGCCATTCCATTCATCTGCATGGCCCCGTCGCCGACCAATGCGACAACCGGCCGGTCGGGATGAGCGAACTTGGCGCCGATCGCGTAGGGCACCGCGGACCCCATACTGGCCAGCGTGCCGGACAGCGACCCGCGCATCCGGCCACGCATGCGCAAATGCCGCGCGTACCAGTTCGTGGACGAGCCGGAGTCCGCGGTGACGATCGCATCGTCCGGAATGCGGGACGAGAGCTCGTGGACGACCCGCATCGGATTCACCGGTTTCGCCTCGAGCATCGCCTGCTGCTCCATCGTCGACCACCACGAAGCGACATTCGACTCGACAGTCTCCCGCCACGCGCGATCCTCCTTGCGCTCCAGCATCGGCAGCATCCGGCGCAGCGTGGCCTTCGCCTCTCCGACCAGGTTCACCTCGATCGGGTAGCGAATGCCGATCATGGTCCCGTCGATGTCGATCTGCACTGCGCGGGCTTGCCCGAGCTCAGGCATGAACTGTGTATAGGGCAAATTCGAGCCCACGATGAGCAACACGTCGCAGTCCCGCATCAGCTCGTAGCTCGGCCTGGTGCCGAGCAAGCCGATGGCACCCGTGACATAGGGAAGGTCATCCGGGAGGACGTCCTTGCCCAGCAGCGCCTTGGCAACCCCCGCACCGGTCACGTCGGCGACCAGCTTGACCTCCTCGGCAGCGTTGCGTGCGCCTTGGCCGGCCAGAATCGCGACCCGTTCACCGGAGTTGAGCACTTCGGCAGCCTGGGCGATCTCGTCCTCGGGCGGCACCATGACCGAACGTGACGTACTGGGCGGGCTGGACGGCACGTGCTGGAACTCGTGCTCGGGTGCGCTGTAAGGCTCTTCCTGCACGTCGGACGGGATGATCACGGCCGTCGGCGCTCGCCTGGCCTCGGCTGTACGGAATGCCCGGTCCAGTGCGTTGGGCAACTGCTCCGGCACGGTCACCTCGACGACGTAATCGGAGGCGACATCCTTGAACAAACTCCGGAGATCGACCTCTTGCATGTAATTCCCGCCGATGGCACTACGTGCCGTCTGTCCCACGATCGCGACCACCGGCACGTGATCCAGTTTGGCGTCGTACAGGCCGTTGAGCAGATGGATCGCCCCAGGCCCGGAGGTCGCCAGGCAGACACCTGCCCGGCCGCTGAACTTCGCATAGCCAACGGCTTGGAATGCCGACATCTCCTCGTGCCTCGACTGCACGAAACGAGGCTCATTGTCCGCTTCGCCGAAGGCGGCGACAATACCGTTGATGCCGTCGCCCGGGTAGCC is a window encoding:
- the dinB gene encoding DNA polymerase IV, with the protein product MFVEMAGILHADLDAFYASVEQRDDARLRGRPVIVGSGVVLAASYEAKAFGVRTAMNGRQARQLCPDAVVVQPRMSAYAAASRAVFEVFKQTTPVVEGLSIDEAFLDVRGLWRIDGPPTEIARRLRREVLERVGLPITVGVARTKFLAKVASAVAKPDGLLVVPPDQELAFLHPLAVERLWGVGPVTARKLRDKGLTTVGEVAQLRRRSLAAMLGPAAGNHLYALAHGQDPRPVETGRRRRSIGSQCALGRRERTGDELEAILAALLDRVARRLRSGRRVCHTVVLRLRFGDFTRATRSHTLAEATDETPALLATARLLLRDASALIERKGLTLLGVALSNLDEANAVQLALPIQRCPASSLDTALDTLRDRYGSRAVGRASTLGRRVGQPVPLLPD
- a CDS encoding TIGR03086 family metal-binding protein; this translates as MSDASGTLTMPDGVAMLERAMSYTLGSLRLVTTEQLSRPTPCAEWDLRALLEHMNDSLLALCEAADVGRVYADPLGVDDDPATGLVQSMRDRACQLLGVWVGADSPARVSIGERSLTSRIVAGTGAVEVAVHGWDVARACGSNRRVPTGLAEDLIELSRILVVDADRPARFAPPLPVSRAADASEKLLNFLGRRV
- a CDS encoding sigma-70 family RNA polymerase sigma factor, coding for MTVVVENPVDQDFTSLADPYRRELLAHCYRMLGSVHDAEDLVQETYLRAWRAYDRFEGRSSLRTWLYRIATSACLTALEGRNRRPLPTGLGGPSEPDVTLVQRHEVPWLEPIPDAIVGADESDPALVVTSRESIRLAFIAALQHLPPRQRAVLILRDVLRFRAAEVAETLGVTTTAVNSLLQRARAQLEQIDPQADDVEESMTTEQRDLLDRYVAAFEKYDIRSLVDLFTSDAAWEMPPFTAWFQGPENICQLILNACPAKGPGDQLMVPTSANGQPAFGLYMRDESGVHQAFQIQVLTLHGTRVSHVGAFFETSLFPAFGLPMTHPSSPQPAP
- a CDS encoding MFS transporter, producing MTRDREGVPNRLLLTLTLGTLLNPLNSSMIAIALVSFQREFEVSIATSTWAASGFYLAAAVGQPLMGRLADQIGARRLFIAGLVLMGGASALAPLAPSFAWLVAARVVQAIATSAAFPCAHILIREAAGTRSSAPPAGALATLSMASSASAALGPVLGGALVAVAGWEAVFLVNVPLAAAGVILALRIVPRAPVSSVTKLSLRDVDIAGIVLFTCALGTLIVLVLSLAEEPIWWLVPVVAAAFALFLRRELNVTEPFMDIRGLVATPALRAVLIQQGGINLVFYCVFFGLPMWLEHVRGFTPDVVGLLVLPITVLSILVVPITTRAIRRVGSARTLVVGTGLMLLATLAVQLLGDTTPVVLLVGITVLLGIPNGVNHLSLQTRLYEAAPANRAGALAGLFQTFRYLGAITATSLLGVILERDLSTRGMHQVGYVMTGVAALLMVLTVLAARRRPD
- a CDS encoding M14 family zinc carboxypeptidase; protein product: MARLSFSRRSAGITTAVFVPAALVMATLAVPGSATEPDDHAHPEFVPPDELEYPDIVEIFVDDRTELDALVDTGVDLGEMVNDLGSGLQVEAIITPSEQEWLRSLGFDVGAPLLTAEDFESLQDERAAMVTEIEKAEAQAAQTGDDLRVQRAAWFENHGETFVEIEVWSEAGSSSANVILTASLDAGPGTEIGDGATFTLSRLVDAGHYMFHRTNVPRPESPVPSRMRVTSTLAGEVIGEVETDFTEFLDGEYPTGPGAPKEWGDLATGFVDHYVDATESTEKIEALAAEFPGIAEIIEMPYETNGYRRKAQAIFQPPSPKLVIDEPSAAAGDYPAAAADFGGATSIDGVPGRAVLVSDGSGTPSEGCGPLTGFEAGDIALIDRGTCPFVDKVRNAQQAGAAAAIVINNVDGDPFAMTGNAPDITIPAAMISLADGHTVKPELPAQGRLNRPNLNPHRVVVDSIAWGHEGGNDITVELADPGVSDSPLAVTVQGDDIHVSLATNASGSLTSTAAEVVAGLNAEAGDLVKAYTFRGHAGDGVVYPCGPDECHGEPGTTQLSDFLSAPDHVSRDPFTVKGIRIGKHRDGSKTGVFLYSQEHAREWVTPLVALETAERLLRNYASNDTARRLVDNLDIFIVPSINPDGTHYSIHDFTLQRRNMTNHCPDDGPVDPLARNSWGVDLNRNFRVGTLDDGFSGASTVCTSDVFRGPGVLSEPEAQNEIWLVEENPNIRFAMNTHTHGGYFMWSPGAYRPQTRDGLERPSYGVETYFYEASDTILNRVKEHRGTSVWSSRVGPISDVLYSAAGNSGDDHFYENDIFAWSFEAGSPLWTGSGWSSVGFTPPYEEGHEQAMEFAHGWLGILEVADMYSRDKIPPRSTLEPGAGRYSGPVDITFDVSEPADVYYTLDGSRPTFDSPRIDFAGPRQGQQPVTITETTTVKWFAVDVAGNTQNYYRPDGPGRNYRQAKIVID
- a CDS encoding ABATE domain-containing protein, encoding MTTAWSDDHFIAGDVVLDFANTVYRRTPEVGADLLDSAGSLTSWLQRAGLLPALSDTPVRFDDPQAVLREARALRGLLWGILEARKDGRELPPDAIAGLLSLAARSVGRDVSLGPDGTVAPRTAQGALTTLALRGIRLALSPPAQPLRACHRCGWYFLDTSRGRRRRWCNMKICGNQAKAARYRSTHT
- a CDS encoding GNAT family N-acetyltransferase — protein: MSTTALKVRPLTSDTWDDFESVMGANGGARGCWCMHWRLSIQEWMAGKGDGNRAAMRDLAEGSAPPGVVGYLDGTPVAWCGFGHRSDFPRMQRSSLLKPVDDEQVVSLTCLFVKRSHRGKGLCSDLIVAVCGYLAETAEAQTVEAYPVEPADGRKAGADNAMTGIASAFRAAGFTEIARPRSERLVMRYSLR
- a CDS encoding alpha/beta fold hydrolase yields the protein MKRAAKTRHLYRELEGVKLHYRETGVPSSTAVLLLHGFPSSSYSFRDVLPSLGEHVYAIAPDLPGFGFSDAPPLDEYEYTFERFSHVIEALIADLGVERYVLYVTDWGTPVGYSMAMRHPERVLGLVVQNGNAHEAGLNKAWDAPRRFWAEPSEENKAALPEWLNFSGTRDQYLSGLRQELQELHPRESWHLDWERLSRPGNIDIQFQLFYDYRNHVARFADIAAYHEEHQPPSLVLWGRHDVFFDIAEVMAYHQVMTTLDVHLYDAGHFLLETHAAEVAAHLNSFVGDVLDRERNRP